A window of Eriocheir sinensis breed Jianghai 21 chromosome 67, ASM2467909v1, whole genome shotgun sequence genomic DNA:
agAGGTAGCATGGGCCAAGGAAGAGTCATGTACCACGGTatccaccataaataaaattcgcctgcgtcacCAACGGGGTGGGGTCAACAAAGAGACCCTTGAAGAAAGCCCACCGGCGTTATAGGCAGcgccaaaaaataaataaataaatcaatgcATCGTCATATCAATGAGAGTCAAGAAGCAATCCACATAGCAACGACTCACATCAGTGCTAACATTCGCCTAaatcaggggttcccaaccttttcgttcctctgtaccccttgggcattttcataggttcccgtgtacccctaaaaatttaggataaaaaacgatgaaattgtaatattttgatattattttataatgaaatatgtatgtgtagaccgatgatataatttaaataacagttttgcttactaaaataaagaaattgaaaaaaaaaaacgacatagtgcaatttgaatgcagattacaacatcatgtattgtacagtagtgattattctctcggaccctgtgccccaggttgggaacccctgtccTAAATATTGGTGTGTTGGgtgccagcacacacacacacttgctatcAAAAGTGACGCGCGCTCGGCTTGGGGCGCCACTGTTCCCCCAGTTACTAGTTTTCCATTGGGGAGTGCGTAAGTGTCCTCTCTTTACTGTATACTCTttggcagtagtagcagtagtagtggtggcagaggtagtagtagtagtagtggcagaggtagcagtagtagtataaatagtagaagtagcagcagcagcagtatagCAATGATAAGAAGAGCAATAGTGTGCTAGTAGttgttagtttttgtttatttatatatttttttcctcttttattttacctcctcctcctccttctcctcctcctcctccccctcctattcctcgtcttccttctattcctcatcctcctcatcctcatcctcgtcctcctattcctcgtcctcctattcctcgtcctcctcctcttcgtcctcctattccacgtcctcctattcctcgtcctcctattcctcgtcctcctcctcttcgtcctcctattccacgtcctcctattcctcgtcctcctattcctcgtcctcctcctcctcgtcctcctattccaCGTCCTCCTATTCCAcgtcctcctattcctcgtcctcctattcctcgtcctcctcctcctcctcgtcctcgtcctgctGCTTCACCTCACGCAGACATGAAGTCACCAGCAGAGGACATGGCGTTGCTGGGGTCCTGCTCCCACTCCATCATGACTGTGGGTTCCTACGGGTTCTGGGCATCGTTCTTCGCGGGCGGGGAAGTCGTGTACCCGCTGGGCGTCAACTGTACTGTGACGCCCTTCGTTCACCCCGACACTCTGGGCCCGCGAGGCTACGAGAACTTCAAGCCCTTCGATATGGACGGCGGCGGTCCATTGTAGGGCAGGGCGTGGTGTGGAGGGCTGTGGTGTGTTGGGTGTAGCGTAAaagtaaattattattattattattattattattattattattattattattattattattattattattattatgattgttattactattattattatcatcattattatcatcttttttgAGATCCATGACAAGccatgaagggaagaaaacaaatagaCCCAAACAGAGTCCCCTCGATGAGCAGACGTGGACATGAAAAATGCAAGACACTgacaggaagaagaatggagaaatagGGTGACAAAAACAAGTGGTCAGCGGCCGGACGTGGtgatcatttattttctctcgtttaataACAAATATAAACAACGAGAATGGTCATCTGTATTTTTATGAACAATAATATCaatgtattgaagtgtaattgttacaagtcccaaaGAAACACGTAGTTTATGATAATGGAAAGAATAGTTAAAGCCTCGTAGGCCCAAAGACTTAGTCGGCGGTGACACCTGGTAAGGATGAATATACCCCATCGTGGACTTGGTATATACATGTCTCATACTCGTTATCTTGCCCGTAACTAAACGGCCCGCCCACTGGCAACCTGCCAGCCTCAGTGGCTCGCAGCCCGTCGCTTAGTGTGCAGTGCGGCTGGACAAACAACGTGCAGGCAACGTACACAATATAAACTATGTACTTAGGTTTATTAGGCCCATCTTTGTTATTACATGTATTTTTAAATTTCAGCCGCTAATAACGGTCTTTTGGCACCAACGGATTAAGCCCCCCAATTAGTTCCTTGTAACGAGTGCTTACtgtatacataatatatatatatatatatatatagatatatatatatatatatatatatatatatatatatatatatatatatatatatatatatatatatatatatatatatatatatatatatatatatatatatatatatatatatatatatatatatatatatatataaaagcagcAATAATGATTGTTACACAGTGCTGGCTTCTTGAAGCTCTTTCCGCTACGTCTAGTGGTCGTGCCGCAGACACTGCCGTGTGGACGGGAATACAAGTTTGCCCGCGGACTAGGCCTTGTGAAGGGGCAGAGCCCACCAGGAAGTGTTAGATTTTAAGCGCGTGGCCTCAAGGGTGTAACCACACTTTTCGTCGGCCGTTTTATATCATTAATATGTCTTTCACAAAGTCACGTAATGTCcttttgtgtgtgttagtgaacAAAACTGTAGAAGCTGTATGCATTAAAGGGTCGTCAGTAAGATCAGCTCTTTCGCTTTTCATCTTTGAGTTACTTGTATAGTGGCAGGAGGCAACGTCGAGTATGCTGACTCAGCGTAAGAAACATTATTGTAGGGttacttcctccttcccagcAGCATTTGCCCTTGACGACAGCCCCCTAAGGTCATCCAACTAACATGGGACGCGGCCTCACTCCTGTGGGTGGCTGCACAAGAGTGTGGCAGCTAGTCAGAACATCACCTCTTCCGCAGATATCTTCTCTTATATAGCAATGAACGGTGCATTTTGTCAACAAAAGCCACGCGCACCTGTGCTGCGGAATTGCACAGGTGTATGTATAATATTTGGTGAAAAGTAAAATCGTTTGTAACGTGGACTTGTCAGTAGAGCGTGTGGCTTCACGCGTGTTTGTGTACTCGTGGCCAGCAGTTGCATCAACATTGCCTCCCTGAGAAGTGGACTTGACGGTGGTGCGTTGCACGAAGTTGAGGCAGACGCCTGAGGAGCTGCCTCCTGAGATGTGGAGGTGTGGTGAGTGGATCATAGTTTCCTTCCATTACTCCTCACCgtgtcctttcttttcttctttgtcttcttcctccccctcctccaatgTAGTTCTGATATCGGCCGTAGTTGCTTCTCGACCAGTCCTTTCGCcagtggaacaaccttcctgcagaaataGTCAGTGCAAAAACGACCTTTTAGACCCTTTAAAATTGCAGTGATCTGCTGCATCAAGGGTAAACTAAAGGTACCCGGGCGTACGTACTAAAGTGCCTAAATCTCTTCTGTAGGGCACTCAAGTGGCTGACGAAATTATTAGAATCCCTAAAGCAGGCACCTTCATAATGAATCAACAGTATAATTGTTTATAATTATTAAGAAGTTTGCAAGTATCCATTTGTTAAAGCACAACCGATTACGTTTGACTAAGGAGTACTATTCCTCGTTTTACGCTTCATGTAGAGGTTAccctcctcaaagatttatcccctagtatcattaagggaaacgggcccttgtcctaagaCAGCCCGTTtagagtgcaaaaatgctcctTCCCTGcgggggggagcacgggctaagctGATTGGCGGCCCGTAGTaagatgccgacagaccgactcggcgatcgaaatctagccgaccgagccggtccgtcgacgaggactggcgtgtctctgagagGTTACCCTGCCGCCACTAAACTATATATGTCCTGTCTATATAGCTGATCGACCATAtttctgatttatttatttatttgtttgtttctgtctatccacttatctatctaccatctattcatctatctttttcctcctacatTTACCTCATCTGCCTCTATCTGTGTCTCAATCGATTTATGTCTACGTATCTATTTATCTTCATCACTGTCCATCTATCAGCATACCTGTGTCGTGTCGCCCCAGGTGTTCCACTGCCCCGCGGCCAGGGCGGGCGTCGCTGCGTGATGCTGGCGATGATGGCTGTGATGGtgcttttcctccacctcctcgtccaccGCCGCGGTATGCATGTGATCAGTGTGCCTTGAGACGTGTCCAAGTGTTGTCAATGTTTTGTCACACGCAGAGCTTAACGTAAAAATGGCTTTACTGCCCCCCCCtgtaaacttcacatctcctctctcactaaatcagcttcctcgaggttgggcgttctgtaccgtctccgccagttcttctcccccgcacagctgctatccatatacaggggccttgtctgccctcgtatggagtatgcatctcatatgtggatgggctccactcacacagctctcttggacagagtggaggctaaggctctttgtctcatcagctctcctcctcttactaatagtcttcaacctcttaaattccgtcgccatgttgcctctctttttatcttctatcgatattttcacgctgactgctcttctgaacttgttaactgcatgcctcccctcctccctttactgtccatatcccttatgcacgagttaaccagcattttcactctttcatccctcacgctgggaaACTCTGGACGCTGGAactcttcatctgtatttcctcctgcctacgacttgaactctttcaagagaagggtatcaggacacctctcctccctaaattgacctatctttcggccactctccttgacttttgtaggagcagtgcgtagcgggctttttttcattattgtttgctttttttttccttttttttttcttgaactgtttcctctactgtaaaaaaaagctgTGTCTCATTTCTCCTGACAGTGGTAGAGCCCTTCACTTTTCTTCGGCTGCGGAATGGTGTGGTCGAAGATGTGCTTGGTCCAGAGCCTCTGCAGGTCAACCCCCGGGGCCCAGCGACCGCAACTTCACTCTCAGTCACAGCCTGGAAAGGAGACAATGCGACCACTCAAAGCACAACGACCACAACGTCACACCCAACCATGgtcaagaaaggaaacaaggtgACCACTCAAAGTACAACGACCACAACGTCACGCCCAACCACAgtcaagaaaggaaacaaggcgACCACTCAAAGCACAACGACCACAACGTCACAGCCAACCACAgtcaagaaaggaaacaaggcgACCACTCAAAGCACAACGACCACAACGTCACAGCCAACCACAgtcaagaaaggaaacaaggcgACCACTCAAAGCACAACGACCACAACGTCACGCCCAACCACAgtcaagaaaggaagcaagatgaCCACCCGAAGCACAACGACATCAGCGCCACGCCCAGCCACTGTCAATGAAAAAATCAAGGCCACCACCGTGAAGAAGGAAAACCCCTTTAAGAATCAGGTGAGGTTGAGAACTGTTATAGTCGCTTATCTGTGTGGGGCTGACCCACATAGGCCTACACCCCAGCGGCCAGtatcaaatggaaatactatagcagttCACCTCATTTTGCTcattattttaaattatttgtcATTTATTGTCCATGTAGTCGCCTAACATAGTACCCAAAGCGGCTATCGTCTCTAGTCGCCCCTGGACTCAGGAAAGCGCGAGTCCCCAGCTGAGAACTTGGTCTCCATCACACCCCCACGGAGCATTCCTGTGGTGTCTCCAGCCGACTAGCGCACGACTCTTTAGTTCACCCAGCCACTTGCCTCCTGTCAGCTCCCCTGTCCCTAGTTATGACTACCCTGGTGTTGTCCACTCCACTTTTTTCTACATAGAAGGTTTGCCCCGGAGGCTCAGTTGCATCTCGCTTTGTGAGAGTTGCAACAAGAGAGGAAGTTTGAGGGGAAGTTGCAATAgagagtggagatggaggagaggaagttaCAGTACGAGGTGGTGGAGCGGTAGAGGCAGCATGAACTGGAAAAGCCCCGATTCATTCGTTATTACTTCAggcactaccactaccactaacatcaTAACATCAAACCCATAATATCaaaccctttccctcttcttgacACGCAGGTCCTCCTTACTAAATGGCCCCCGAAGGTAAATTATCCCCTGATGATGTTCAACAATAAGGGTCGCCTCGGGAATCGCCTCAACTCGTACGCAACCTCCCTAAGATTCCAAGCCGTGCACAAAGGGAACGCAACGGTCGCCACCTCAAGAGACACCGTGCAGCGACTCATGGAACTCCTGGACCCCACCTACCTCCCCCTGCCCgtcgtgggtgagagagagagagagagagagagagagagagagagagagagagagagagagagagagagagagagagagtttttgtgtTTGAAAGTCAGAGCACGTGGGTGAGGGATGGatgaagtgtgtttgtgtgtgtgtgtgtgtgtgtgtgtttcatcatggtctgatcacgctctGAACTCGCGATCGCCAGACAACTCCATTTTAGCTTGTCTCAATTGACGGATTTTTGGGTACGGCTTCAACCTcgcatcacacccacacacacccgggaggcgggactCAACGCTGACAGACACCCGGTACCCAGTTGCTGCGGGGTGGACAGGGGACACTGCTTAATTTCTCACTCAAGTTGCAAATAAAGTCACATAACAACGAAGGCTCTAATACGGAGCAAACCTAGCCTACAcgatcctcttcctcgtcttccttacaGAGAACAGCCTGGTGAGCAAAGCACTGGAGAAGAAAACGTTTGTGTTAGTGAGTCCGAACTGGGGGAAGTCCGACTTTGTGACCCACCTCGAGCCCACTTTCCAGAAGGCCGAGGAGGAGTTCCGAAAGAACCACGAACCGAAGTTGTACTCTTTGGAAGGTGggttttgaggagagagagagagagagagagagagagagagagagaggagttttgATTATAAAGTTTCTGTAACAAGATTTTTGATATTGCTGCGTTCCGTTTCATCTTTTCATGTACATATTAACCTCACTACGTGCTCCTTCTAATTCATTTGTAAGTtttgtttctatctttttttttccactgtcTATTTTTGGCAGTAAATTTGAACGTAAAAGTGAGGAGCTGTACTAAACTATTATGCTTTTTCTTCAAGGCTGTGTCGCTTTGAAACTGTTCCTATGTTGCTCCCCTTCTGTCCAGCGGTATTTAATTAACCTTTTCTTGGGATTACTTTACTGTCAGTCTATCTTCAACGAGGAACTTTTCAAATAACAATATCTTGCTTCTTATCCTTTGTCCTGCCAATCCCAGCATCGTTGTTGGTCCTGTCTTCCCTAGCCTTCTTTACCTCACATTCTTCTCTCTGCGATATTTGCTACTTGTGACTTGTCCCCTTATTAATTTTATCTAAGGTAATCCATCACATTCTTATGCTATGCTCCGGGGTACCTCACACTCTTCTCTGTGATGTTTGCTACTTGtccctctatttattttctcgaAGTTAATCCATCACATTCTTATGCTATGCTCCGGGGTACCTCACACTCTTCTCTGTGATGTTTGCTACTTgtccctctattttttttgtgGAAGTTAATACATTACATTCTTTTGCTATGCTCCGGGATTCTTCAGCTTCCCTACAGACACACTACACCGCATCTTCGGGTTCTCTATTTCTTCCGTGCCAGCTGCCCTTCAATTTGCTCGTTTTCTATAATACTCCAGAAAGTTTTTAAGGCTAGCTAAGACTGATTACTGGTGCTCTGATGTCCCTGTTTGTTCCTTACGgcacttctcttcctcaccaggATTCCCCAACCGTATGTGGCTGCTCGCAGGGCACCACGACACCATCCGCGCCGCCTTCAGGATCGGAGAAGACCTGAGGCAGAAGGTTTGGGCTCGGCAGTGGCCAGCATTCGTCCTCCTTTAAAATTTCTGCTTCTGCTCCTGTTGgtgctactactacatctaccaccaccaataataataataataataataataataataataataataataataatacaattctTCTGTTTCTACTGCTATTTAACTAATAtttttactacttctgctactactactactactactacaactattactactactactactacttctactactactgtttgattactactactactactattactactgctcttactattactactactaccaccaccactactactactactactactactactgctgcttctgctgctgctgctaacaaCATCAGCACTACAATTATTCGTAGTAATAGttatgacaatgataataatgtgaTGATTtcaactaaagaaaaaacaaaacaaaaaacaagtagCAGGAACATTACCTTATCCTAcgctacctttccttaccttactttaattTACCCCTTATTTTCATAGTCTACCTAGCTTGTCCTATCTCCAGCTACCAGCACTCTatctctaccttctttccttcgttcatctttccctcattcattttctttcatccatcttctttccctcgtccatcttctttcctttcattttcctttaatcTCCACCATCTTTCCCTCAttcgtcttctttcctccattcccttttcatctcttccatcgttcccatcttcatcttcttcccttcattccccttcccgcCAGGCCGCACGGTTCCTGGAGGGGGTGCGGCAGAAGAGAGGGCGTCGAGACATCACCTTCGTCGGCTTCCACATTCGGTGGGCGGAGTACACGCAAATGATAAAGGTACACGTTGAGCCAGGTCTAATCGTCTTATCTTTTGTTCTTTTAATGGAGCACCGAGTTTTCGTGTTTTGTGTAATATTTAACTGTATTCGTTGTTCAGCGCGCGTTGAGATTCATATAGGTCTCCATCAGCCAGTTAGTTATTTCGGTGGGTAGGCTGGGTTTCCACTATGCCGTTTTGACGGTAGCCGTCATCTTTTATGACGTCACGAACCTCCTCGTGTTaaaaagccccgttcacactgtgccgacactgggccacgacaacccagcgattcGGGgcatacgaggtcttgggtgtgaaatattgatgtgaaagggtctcACGTGGTCGGAAAAAGGCCTAGAAACGATCGCCGCATGCtgattcggcacagtgtgaagggggcctataAAAGTctttgggttgtcgtggcccagagtcggcacaatgtgaaTAGGGTTTTAGTGTTATTCCTAACCGCACCAACAGAATCCCTGAATGTCGTGGCCTTCTTTTCAATGTGAGGGCCGACTAGCTCCAGAAGGTCACCGAAGGTGGCTGGGGTCATCCGATAAGCTGCGTGGACACCTTATGACTACCACGAAGCGGCCTCTCCAGACACAGTTGGCGTGTCCAGAACCTTCGCCTCTTCCTAGCTGGCCTGTCCTCTGGTCCAGCAGCAAGTACAAAGGCAGCAATCAAGAAGTCGATGTCGTCCATGCGGTCCAGGTTTTCTTTGTCAACAAGCGTCGTGACGGGCAGACGACATCCACTTCCTCTGCGCCGAGCGATCTCCGTTTTTGTGGCGTAATTTTGGCGTCTTTAATTAACGTTGACGGCcaccgtcaaaacggaatagtgggaacccgcCATTAGTAATAGACCATAAGCATCGACTTTTCTCCTGATCTTCTTATACAGTTATTCCTTGGATCTCGCTTTGTGACACACCTTTACTTCATGGTCACACTTTCCTAACACCAATACCTCGGTTcacttatctgtctatctaccaacAGATCTACCTGTCTTTATCCATGTACGATCCTTTTAATAATGcctaaaggaatggaaaagagtgGGAGAGCACAAATAATTAGAAATACTACTGCATTCACTACACATCTATCGCTCACAGTCTTCAAAACGTCTATAATTGCACTTTGCAACATTTTTCCAGCACTGTTATTTATGCTTAACACAGCTGTACTTACCATTCCCCGCCATCACTAATTCTACCTATTTTATTTGTGTTCCAGACCTGTACAAGTGCATTCAGTACCCATTTCATTCTCACTCTTCAGATATTCTTTTCGTATCTTAAGAACAACCATTTCTTATATACTTGTCTCTCATAGCTTTTACATCTTCCTCCGAACCACTACAGGTGCTTTCATAATATTTTCGTCCCTCGTCTTTCTCAGAACTTCAACAGTCCACTTATTACTAACTTTTATCTGGAAAGTTAAGCACCTCTCTTCAAACCACTACGTTGCCTTAACAGCTCATGTATAACTTCATTTGTTCCCCTTTATGACTTCTACGTTCTCATCAGAGCCTCAACAACTGCTACACCACTTGCTGCTATTCTCAAAACATCTTCAGTTCCACATGCTGACTAaatcttcctcacttttctcttaTATCTTCTACGTCTTCCTTGCTCCAGTGGCACATAcaacatccttctctttctctcatcatcTGCATACACCACATCTTCCCCTCCTGCCATTCTCAAAACTTCCTCTTCAGTTACGCACACCTAAatcattctcatttttctcttataattcctGCGTCTTCTTCAGATAACTCCAGTGGCATAAACACTCGTATAcatctctctcgtttctctcagACGTACTACAAGTGCAGTGTGCCGGGCCCTGCGTACTACGAGTCGGCTCTGAACTATTACCGCGACAAGCTCCAGAACCCGGTCTTCGTGGTGGCCTCCGACAGCCCGACCTACGCACGGCAACACCTGGGAGGCAACAAAGATGTCGAGTTTTCAGGTAATTAATTAGTCTTGTTATACGCGCacgtatgacacacacacacacacacacacacacacacacacacacacgcacacacgcacacgcacacgcacacgcacgcactcactctctctctctctctctctctctctctctctctctctctctctctctatatatatatatatatatatatatatatatattttttttttttttttttacaccctaCAACCTACAAGtggttaaaaaaaagaatatgcgtTGGTAGCAGTTTTAGATGAGCCACAGTCGGAGGCCGTGCATCAAGTAGACAGAGAATTATGAGCTGTCCGCGACCACATACACTCAGGTACATCTGTCAATGACGAGTGACACGTGTGTTAACCTTTGCCTATATTAAAATATTGCTGCGTTGGGTGCCAGCACGTACAGTTGCTACCAAAAGTTACGCGCTATCCGCTTGGGGCGCCACTTGTCCCTCTGTTACAAGTTTTCCACAGGGGAGCGCGGGAGTGTCCTCTCTTTACTATATACTctggaagtagcagtagtagtagtagtagtagtagtagtagtagtaaagataggAGAAACAATAGAGTtctagtagtttttttttctttttaagtttacttaatttcttctttcctcatttttatttttgctcccctcctcctcctcctcgtcctcgtcctcctcctcgtcttgctgcTCCACCTTACGCAGACATGAAGACTGCGGCAGAGGACATGGCGTTGCTGGGGTCCTGCTCCCACTCTGTCATGACTGTGGGTTCCTACGGGTTCTGGGCATCGTTCTTCGCGGGCGGGGAAGTCGTGTACCCGCTTGGCGTCAACTGTACTGTGACGCCCTTCGTACACCCCGACACTCTGGGCCCGCGAGGCTACGAGAACTTCAAGCCCTTCGATATGGACGGCGGCGGGCCAGTGTAGGGCAGGGCGTGGTGTGGAGGGTGTGGCGTGTTGGGTGTGGCGTAAaagtaaattattattattaatattattattattggtattatttttattattattattattggtattattattattattattattattattggtattattattattattattattattattattattattattattattattattattattattattatcaatattattattattatctttttttttttttgagatccATGACAAGccacgaaggaaagaaaacaagtagACTCAAACAGAGTCCCCTCGATGAGCAGACGTGGATATGAAAGATGAAAGACactgacaggaagaagaagaatggagaaatagGGTGACAAAAACAAGTGGTCAGCGGCCGGACGTGTAGATTTTGGTCATCCCGAGCACCCGGGTTCAAGTATCAGCACAAGGCGCTAACAGTGTTCAACAATTGCCAGGTGTCGGAAGATTGCCCATCACTCCTAACCTCAGCGTCTACGATCCAGAGTACCGGCGAGGGACAGTATGAACCAGGCTTATCATATAATTATCACGTCAGCCATTTGAATTAgaactcgcctgcgccactaacgggccggGGCCATCCACCATTCTCTCAAGAGAGCATACCGGGGCTAAAGGCAGCACATAAGAAGAAAATATTTGTGTTAATGGGGCCTGATGCACTTATATCCGTCAGCATGGGACATTTCTGTACTGCTCAGACAACAGAGTATTTTATAGAAACCTTTGATCAAACTCCCCGAGGCAAGTACCAACAGGGTAATAATAATCTCCATGGGCGGGAGTTGCCGTGCTCACCGGGATCCTCAAAACAGGAGGCTGTGGAAGAACTACTGAAAAAGAACTTATGATCTTTTTttgtgcaagttttttttttacgtcgcggcctatagcgccggtaggcttcttcccggtggggcctgatggtcggcccagcccgttctggcgcaggcgagtgtttatagtggccccatcttgcattggctcatgctgccctcccggagctcatctttaatcctagagtccggattgataggtggtcttctggacagcatgtgggtagttttaagccactcggcggcggctgaaaaatcccagcttggtggcaccgggcggggattgaattcgcgtcctcctgaacgcggtgctgttactctgtcgattcagccaccgcctccccaacgacacttgacaacgttgtactccaacgttgtcaagtgtcgtgatatttatacaaaatctttgttattatcataaaaaaacgaaacaatcttaacactatgaccttattggattaccCAATTATTTAAttgaattcatttaaaggtagtaaatagctgacatatgagaggaagcgagaggtgttgaaagtgtgtggcaaggtgcggggcttaactgaccccgcagccgccacacaccacccgccagtttctcgtggaaatactatattCGTGCCGCAGACACTGGCGTGTGGACGGAAATATAAGTTTACCCGCGGACTAGGCCTTGTGAAGGGGCAGAGCCCACCAGGTAGTGCTAGGTTCTATGGGCGTGGCCCAAAGGGTGTAACCACATTTTGCATCGGGCTTTTTATATCAGTAATGTGTCTTTCACAAAGTCACGTAATTTCCTTTTAGTGTGTGTTGTCAAGACTGTAGAAGCTGCAGACATTGAAGGATCATCAGTAAGATCAGCTCTTTCGCTTTTCATCTTTAAGTAACTTGTGTAATTGTGTAAAGCACCGTCGGGTATTCTGACTCGGGTAATAGACAATACAGTGAGCTAACTTCCTCCTTCCCGGCATCTGCTTTGGTATTTAGCTGATGTGCTTGACGACAGGCTAAGGTCATCCAG
This region includes:
- the LOC126988037 gene encoding uncharacterized protein LOC126988037 isoform X18; protein product: MWRCGVPLPRGQGGRRCVMLAMMAVMVLFLHLLVHRRVVEPFTFLRLRNGVVEDVLGPEPLQVNPRGPATATSLSVTAWKGDNATTQSTTTTTSHPTMVKKGNKVTTQSTTTTTSRPTTVKKGNKATTQSTTTTTSQPTTVKKGNKATTQSTTTTTSQPTTVKKGNKATTQSTTTTTSRPTTVKKGSKMTTRSTTTSAPRPATVNEKIKATTVKKENPFKNQVLLTKWPPKVNYPLMMFNNKGRLGNRLNSYATSLRFQAVHKGNATVATSRDTVQRLMELLDPTYLPLPVVENSLVSKALEKKTFVLVSPNWGKSDFVTHLEPTFQKAEKEFRKNHEPKLYSLEGFPNRMWLLAGHHDTIRAAFRIGEDLRQKAARFLEGVRQKRGRRDITFVGFHIRWAEYTQMIKTYYKCSVPGPAYYESALNYYRDKLQNPVFVVASDSPTYARQHLGGNKDVEFSDMKTAAEDMALLGSCSHSVMTVGSYGFWASFFAGGEVVYPLGVNCTVTPFVHPDTLGPRGYENFKPFDMDGGGPV
- the LOC126988037 gene encoding uncharacterized protein LOC126988037 isoform X15 produces the protein MWRCGVPLPRGQGGRRCVMLAMMAVMVLFLHLLVHRRVVEPFTFLRLRNGVVEDVLGPEPLQVNPRGPATATSLSVTAWKGDNATTQSTTTTTSHPTMVKKGNKVTTQSTTTTTSRPTTVKKGNKATTQSTTTTTSQPTTVKKGNKATTQSTTTTTSQPTTVKKGNKATTQSTTTTTSRPTTVKKGSKMTTRSTTTSAPRPATVNEKIKATTVKKENPFKNQVLLTKWPPKVNYPLMMFNNKGRLGNRLNSYATSLRFQAVHKGNATVATSRDTVQRLMELLDPTYLPLPVVENSLVSKALEKKTFVLVSPNWGKSDFVTHLEPTFQKAEEEFRKNHEPKLYSLEGFPNRMWLLAGHHDTIRAAFRIGEDLRQKAARFLEGVRQKRGRRDITFVGFHIRWAEYTQMIKTYYKCSVPGPAYYESALNYYRDKLQNPVFVVASDSPTYARQHLGGNKDVEFSDMKTAAEDMALLGSCSHSVMTVGSYGFWASFFAGGEVVYPLGVNCTVTPFVHPDTLGPRGYENFKPFDMDGGGPV
- the LOC126988037 gene encoding uncharacterized protein LOC126988037 isoform X14 encodes the protein MWRCGVPLPRGQGGRRCVMLAMMAVMVLFLHLLVHRRVVEPFTFLRLRNGVVEDVLGPEPLQVNPRGPATATSLSVTAWKGDNATTQSTTTTTSHPTMVKKGNKVTTQSTTTTTSRPTTVKKGNKATTQSTTTTTSQPTTVKKGNKATTQSTTTTTSQPTTVKKGNKATTQSTTTTTSRPTTVKKGSKMTTRSTTTSAPRPATVNEKIKATTVKKENPFKNQVLLTKWPPKVNYPLMMFNNKGRLGNRLNSYATSLRFQAVHKGNATVATSRDTVQRLMELLDPTYLPLPVVENSLVSKALEKKTFVLVSPNWGKSDFVTHLEPTFQKAEEEFRKNHEPKLYSLEGFPNRMWLLAGHHDTIRAAFRIGEDLRQKAARFLEGVRQKRGRRDITFVGFHIRWAEYTQMIKTYYKCSVPGPAYYESALNYYRDKLQNPVFVVASDSPTYARQHLGGNKDVEFSDMKTAAEDMALLGSCSHSVMTVGSYGFWASFFAGGEVVYPLGVNCTVTPFVHPDTLGPRGYENFKPFDMDGGGPV